The Mesoplodon densirostris isolate mMesDen1 chromosome 20, mMesDen1 primary haplotype, whole genome shotgun sequence genomic sequence TTAAGGTGGTGGTGCCCCTCACGCCGCCAGGAAGCCCTTGCCTACGTTTAATGTTTAAACGTTCTGAttcccggggtgggggggaactttttttttttttttttttaaaggttgtctGTCGGACAAACAGGTATGGGGCTGAGTGAGCCTAAACTAAACGCGATTCCTCAGGAGCCCTAGGGTGGACAAAACCTGCACGTCCTGGTGCGGCGGAAGACCCCCGCGTCTGCGGAAGGGCGGGAGCTCGCAGAAACCAGGAGGGAGATTCAAAAAGCGGACGGACTAAGGGAGAAAGAAACGCAGGGGGCCGCGAGGGCACCGCCTACCTCGGCGACCAGCCCCGGTGCTCCGGGAGCCCGAAGGCCGCGGCGGGAGGAAGACACAGCCAGAGGGCGGTGCCGGCCCGGCGGGCACACAGCCGCCGCGCATGCCCGAAGCCACGCTCGCCTCACGCCCGCCGCGTAGTCCCCGCAGGACTCCCTCCGGGTCGCTGCGTAAGGTGGCCGCCTGCTGCTCCTTTTAAGGCTCGCGAGGGGCCGCGCTACATCCATCTGATGGGGAAAAAGTCGGTAACACCGGGCCGAGGGAGCTGGGCcaagcttccccctccctgtgggAAGGACGGAAGGAAGGGGTCAGCCACCTGCCCTCTCAAGTCCCATTCAGACGTTGAGCGAAGAGGCGGACCCGACAGTGCTTCCCCTTTAAGGGGGGGCGGGGCGCAACCTACCGTTTGGCCGCCCTCCGCACCCTCCCCGCGGGCCAAGAGTTGACAGACCAATCGCCCGGGTGGCGGAGGGAAGGCGGGAGAATGCGAACCCTTCGGCTGGGCGGTAGGGGCGGGCCCCCGGCCTTATAAGGAGGGAGTCCTGCGCAGGCGCAGAGGCGGCCGCAACCGGAGGGGCGGGGGCGGTCCTGTGAGAGACTCTCTGACAGGCACCGAGGGTGATTGGGAGGAAAGGGGCCAGCGAGAGGCTTGTCATGGGGATCTGAGGTACGAGACGGCATTGGTAGCATCTGGTGACTCCGAGGGGGACAGGAAGTGTCAACGCCCGGGACCCCGGCGCCAGCTCCACTGGGGGGATCCCCGCTGCTCTagtcctggggagggagggggaaaaggagggagCCCCGATCTCGCCCCGCCCCTGGGCTTGTTACCGCGGGGGCGGGGAGTGAGGGCTTCTTTTGCGGGGAGTAGAGATCGGGGGACTCGGCTGTACCCTCTCGAGCGGCTGCCGGTGTCCCCGCGGCGCCAGGCTGCCGAGCAGAGGAGCCGCGGCGGCCGTGGCTGTTGCATGTGTGGCTGCTGGatgaggaggcggcggcggcggcggcggcgaggagCAGCAGCGGCGGCAGGATGTTAGGGCAGCAGCAACAGCAACTCTACTCGTCGGCCGCGCTCCTGACCGGGGAGCGGAGCCGGCTCCTCACCTGCTATGTGCAGGACTACCTCGAGTGCGTGGAGTCGCTGCCCCACGACATGCAGAGGAACGTGTCCGTGCTGCGAGAGCTGGACAACAAATATCAAGGTAGGGGCCGCGGGGCTGCCGGTAAGGTCCTCCCCCACTCGGGTCCGCTGGCCGCCGGGCACGGTCGCTCGGAGCCTGCCCGGGGAAGTGCCACTTTCCATTTCTCCTGTGACAGTCTCCCCGACTGCACAGAGGGGGTCTGGTGTGTGGGACGGGGGAACGGGACTGGAGACCGGGTTCGCGGCCCTCCCTTCCCCCGCTGCGGTCGGCGAGGACTTCTCGGGGGTCTCAAGGGTGAGGGTGGTGGCCGCTCGTCAGCCCCCGCTGCAGACCCAGCGGCTGAGGAATCAGCCATTTTAAGCAGCAAGCATTTGTTCCGGCCCTCGCCTGCCCGGTGCCGCAGACCCTCCTGCCCCGGCCGGGGAGCGTGCAGCCGGGCGGGGGCTGTGGGGAGTGAGCGGCCGGCCGCGGCCGGACTCCCGCTGGCCTCCGGGGCCTGGCTTTCCCCAACCCCCCTCGGGCCCCCACCCCCCGAGAGCAGATGCATTGGAACGTGCAGGGGGGAGGGGGCGCGAGAGGGCTGCGAAGGCGGCCTCCGGGGAGGTCCCTCCCTCGGCTCTCCGGCTCCCGGCTTGGGAATAGAGGAGgctttccctctcccaccccagggaaaGTTCCGGGCCACAGCCGTTCCCAGCTCTTTCAGCCAAATGGTTAAAAGGCTAGGGGTCCCCgcgggggaagggagaggggtgtgtgtggcggggtGGGCCCCCCGCCCGCGCTGGGGGCGGGTCCTGCGGTCGTGACGTAGGACATGGGCGGGGCGCGGACGCGCGCGCTCCCGCCCGTCTGGAAAATGGCTGGTTGCAGGAAGGCTTGGGCGACACTGGCTGTTCGGGAGGGGACCGTGCGGGACATTAGTTCGTCCTGAGCGGAGTCAGTGTTGGGATTTGGGacatgtttgtttgatttttcgaCTTTTTCCCAATCACTCAATCACGACAAAGACACAGTCAGCTACTCTGATCATCGCTGGCCCCTGCACCGCGTAGGTTCCGGGCCTTGCGTCACTTCCGGGCCCCTGGAGGATGTGGGTTAGTTGACTGGGCAACCGCCTGGCGTCTCTTAACCCCTGGGTCCCTACATCGCCAAGTTTAAGTGCAGAGGCAAAAGCCACCCTTTGTGGTCAGACCCAAGGAGCTAGGGTTGATTCCCTGGAATCAGCTTTTCTGAGTATTATTTACTATTTACCATTGGCCCTTTCGCCTGTAACTACAAGGGGAGGAGTTTAAATGGGGAGCCGTTTGGTTTAATAACCCTGAATCAAGGAACAGACCTTGGACATAATGTGGAATCAGCCATACGGACATTAAAAAGATAACTTCTTGGACCCATTCTCTGTTTTTCGACACGTCGCTAGTTTTATGATTTAGTGTCTAAGGAACGCATTTCTGGGGTGATATTTTCGGAACTGTAGCCTGATAGAACATTTAAGTGTCTCTGTGTTTTCTCACCTATAATTTATTTCTGCCTTTTGAACCCATATGACTGTCAGGACTGATCTCTGTTGGAGGGAAGCGAACTAATACGATTACTTACTGTGTGTCAGTTGCTGCATCACGTCCagaacattatctcatttaatcttcacaactcaATGCAGTAAAAATTCATTTTGCAGACAAATTAAAATTTACAaggagtttaagtaacttgtccaattAAGTGGGGAATGTTTGACTCCACAGCCTGGCTTCTGCAGGTGCACATGCtcgtttttaaattatttaaatcttttttttttttttaaataaaagctctCCAAAGGTATTTTCTATAGACATGGAGCACATACCTGAATTGTAAcctaaaaatgttatatattgtACATGTGTGCTTAAGAATTGTATGTtgaacatttttagttttttcaaatAATCATAACTCTGAAGTTTGTAAAGCTTGCAggcttttacatttctttaaagacATGTTTGCCTTCACGAAAgttaagctattttttttttcgtTTGAATTGGGGAGGGGCAATTTGTTCCAGGGAAATCTGACATCTTGACCATCTAGAGTTGACAGAAGCAGCTTTGGTAACATGAGAAACAGTATTAGGCCTTGAAAGAtcgagagatttaaaaaaattttagcccCATTAAAATTGTAGTTCTTCTGAAGAGTAATACAAAAACAGTGATCTAGTTTTTACTCTGCACATGCTTACTAAGCTCAACTTTCAGTTTTCTATTAGCTTTATATACTTGTGTGTTCTtggtttttcatgtttttttgtttctttgctagtTCTTAACTATTTCCTGTTTTTAGATTTAACACCTACAGCAAAATTCGATGATATAAATTAtatagctggggcttccctggtggcgcagtggttgagagtccgcctgccgatgcaggggacacgggttcgtgccccgatcccggaagatcccacatgccgcggagcggctgggcccgcgagccatggccgcggagcctgtgtgtccggagcctgtgctccgcaacgggagaggccacagcagtgagaggcccgcgtacagcaaaaaaaaaaaaaaaaaaaaaaaaaaaaaaaattatatagctGGTCAAAGAAATTTCTCTCCTACTTATTTGAGACACTTTCAGAAGTTACTGAAGAACCTCAAAAGTAGccttaaagggcttccctggtggcgcagtggttgagagtccgcctgccgatgcaggggacacgggttcgtgccccggtccaggaagatcccacatgccgcggagcagctgggcccatgagccatggccgctgagcctgcatgtccggagcctgtgctccgcaacgggagaggccacaacagtgagaggcccgcgaacacacacacacacacacacacacacacacaaaagtagccTTAAAAacatagagaaatgaaaaaaacaatttcaCAATTGAATGAAGTATTTATTATGGGGTATGGTTATTAGAGAACCTCAAGTTTTGTTCCAGTATTCTCATTCCAGTATTTCTCGTTCATAGTTCAAAGGTAAATAACCTTTGAACTaaaattttttacttaattttaagtgCCTTCCATGCAGCTGAGTAGAAAGTGCTTGAAGAGCAGGGCCAGCCTGACAGATAATGGCAGAGTTCAAAGTCTGGGGTTGATACCTGTTGAGCTTAATTTTCTTCACATATAAAAGTGGTGGCTTCCTCATGGGATTGCCGTGGGGATTACTGAGAAAGCCACATGGAAGAGGCTCAGTAAGTGTTATTTCACCGGGTAATTAAGGTGtcttaaaaatgtgaatttttactTCATGTATAATATCAATGTGTTgctatgaaataatatatttagctTCTAATTCCTGATTATTCGATACAGAATGTTTGGAAtgggttttgcttttatttatttattttattattattatttaatttatttatttatggctgtgttgggtcttcgtttctgtgcgagggctttctctagttgtgtcaagcgAGGGccactcactatcgcggcctctcttgctgcggagcacaggctccggacgcgcaggctcagtagttggggctcacgggcctagttgctccgtgacatgtgggatcttcccagaccagggcgcgaccccgtgtcccctgcatcagcaagtggactctcaaccactgcgccaccagggaagccccctgcttttattttttaaacctcacATTTTGTATGTTTGAGGggaaaatatataatttccttatttttcctgGAGGAAAATTGGGTTCTTAAGAAATCCACTTACATACCTAGCTGGGGAAATGGGCTAGATGTGAACgatgtttaaaaatatgctcTGCAGGTATGAGTACCCTCAACTGTGTGGGAGCACATTGTCATGAATCCCGGGTTAAATAGTTGTCCGTCAAGTGTGAGTACCTACACTCTCCAGGGAGGCGGGAATTCACAAGTTGTGTTGAATACTTGCTCTATGTTACCTTACTCACAGACACCCCCAGTGTATGTATTTGGTCGTCTAACATTTCTGTTGTCGTTAGAGCAGTGATATTAGAAGATAGAACAATGATATGGCATCGGGTGTGATAAATTccagttaatttttgtttctccACCTTTACTAAGACAGAACTCTTTCAGATAGCATTGTATCTCATAAGGATGAGAAACAGAACAGATTTGAATAAGACATCTATGTAAATCTTGGTGACATCTGGAACtatattttcagatatttgtATACCTTCTAATGACTCGGCCATTTTTAATTGATGTAAGTGGGTCCTCATGCTATACAATATCTAAATCAGCAGTTCACAAAGCTGAGAACCAACGGCTGAGTTATCTACAAAAGCACAGTGATCCAATGCTGACTTTACTATAATTTTGTTAGTAGCTTAGTCAGTTGATGCCAGAACCTGAACCTAAACCTGCTCCGGAAATAGTTTGATTTTCAGACTCTCCCATGTGTTGAAATAAAAGAGCCATTCAGGCTAATATGATGGGAAGCTAAGAGTTACTTGTGTCTGCTTTGTTAAGAATGTCCAGGGGATGATATGAAAGTCAAGGTATAGCGTCTCTCTAGAGTTCTGTAGCAAGTCATCGATTGAACCGTAAATCCTGTAAACACAGTTGGACAGTAATCTAGCGTAGTCCTGGAACCTTTTTAAGTTTTACGGCTGGAGTCCAGCATGGAAATTTTATATACAGGGTAGTTTTGAGGTTTACCTGAAGTATAGGTGATATGGCACTGGGTGAACTCTAAAGTGGCACAGAGTGTTCCTGCCCAAGTAAAGACTTTGATTAATAATTAGCCACACATCTCTTATCCTTTCTAATATAGATTAATGAGTATTAAGAGAGTTTtgtgttcattctttttattagttTATCTCTAAATGTACTTTCATGTTGGATAATTTGTGGTCTTTGTAAGGgaaatgaaatgtttttcatGTATTCTTACGTATGGAGGAGTGTGGTTTTATGGTTTGAGTTCATTCTAACTGTAccaattctgtgaaaaataactAACTTGAAAAATGTGCtaccatatattttcttttccttttttagaaaCATTAAAGGAAATTGATGATGTctatgaaaaatataagaaagaagatGATTCAAACCAGAAAAAACGCCTCCAGCAGCATCTCCAGAGAGCATTAATCAATAGTCAAGAATTGGGAGATGAAAAAATTCAGATTGTCACACAGATGCTCGAATTGGTGGAAAATCGGGCAAGGCAAATGGAGCTGCATTCACAGTGTTTTCAAGATCCTGCTGAAAGTGAGCGAGCCTCAGATAAAGCAAAGATGGATTCCAGTCAACCAGAACGATCTTCGAGAAGACCCCGCCGACAGCGAACCAGTGAAAGCCGTGATCTGTGTCACATGACGAATGGGATTGAAGACTGTGATGATCAGCCAcctaaagaaaagaaatccaagtCAGCCAAGAAAAAGAAACGTTCCAAGGCCAAGCAGGAAAGGGAAGCTTCACCTGTTGAGTTTGCAATAGATCCCAATGAACCTACATATTGTTTATGTAACCAAGTGTCTTATGGGGAAATGATCGGATGCGACAACGAACAGTGTCCAATTGAATGGTTtcacttttcatgtgtttcaCTTACCTAtaaaccaaaggggaaatggtATTGCCCAAAGTGCAGGGGAGATAATGAGAAAACGATGGACAAAAGTactgaaaagacaaagaaggagagaagatCGAGGTAGTAAAGGCCATCTGCATTTTAaagggttatttgtcttttatatAATTCTTTCAGAATTTACTTTCAGAAAATGTTTTAGGGTAAATGCATAAGACTATGCaataatttttaatcattagtATTAATGGTGTATTAAAAGTTGTACTTTGTCTGTGACCTTAATCTTCTGCACTGAATTACCAAATATTTTAAGCCGGGTGATCTTCAGATCACCTGATGAAAGGAGCAGGGAGTAGGGAAGGGTGGTGTGAACATGATAATAACTTCACAAACcatgcctatttccttttcactgAAAATGCAATGCTAATTTTGGGGTAAACACCAAAGTTTTGCTAGCATTTTAGTCTACGtgcttaaaaaaatttagatataGTTGGAGTTCTCTGTAAGCATTCAGATTATCttggataatttaaaatatgaacacTATACCATTCAGAGCTTCTCTCCTCCTGGCCCCATTTATACATACACTTGGTCATCTCTAGTCTTCCAAGAATTTAAGGAACTAGAGATAAGAATAATTTGGGATTCCATGTGGAATAATGTGCTCTTATTAGAGTATTTGCTGCTCTATTTTCCATAGTAGCATTTTGATACACTGTCAGTAGCCCATTTATAAATACCTTGCTGCTGCTTCATAGCTGCATTCAGTCTAGTGCTTAATAAgggagttgttttgttttaattgggACAGGTAGGAACAGTTAGGATACCAAAAATGCTGCCATTGGCTTATACTGGCAAAATTTGGGTTATGCAGTATTATGGTTCAAGGTTgagcaattttaaaaagacatttaataatatttttcatgttGACCCATGGCTGGGATGCCTAGCCACAGGCCTGTCAGCGGGAAAAGGGCATATACTAGTCTTTAAATATTGCCTTTATGTCAGACAGTAGTTTAAATAGTTTTGCTAGTGGCTATAGGTCATTTCTGTCCCAATcagaaattatatattattttaagtaatagTGTATTTACTTTCTTAACTTTCTGGTATTGGTGCTGTTTGGTGTCTTCACGTTTAAGGAACTAATTTCATTATAACAATGCAATTAATAATGTATTTGTAAACTGAATTTTCCAAGATTCTAAAATTGAATTTTCCAAGATTCTGATATTTTAAGGGTAAGCATCTTGATGGATACATGTCCATGTATTTGGagaattttttggtttttcaggggtggggggcagtggatTGACTAGTCCTTAAAATCTATGTGTAACATACTTTTTATTCCTCATTTCTTCCTAATCTGATGATCTTGATTCTTTTTGGTTAACATGTGAAAAATCCTGTTtgcttgtttggaaaaaaaaaaaatgtgtttttctcttctaGCTCTCCTGTGTGACTTTTAGGCATATCATTTCACGTCATCCGGGTGTCAGGCTACCCAGCTGTAGTATGCAGTTGGCTTAAATATCTCCAAGTTTCTTTTGAAATCTACAGTATTTGCACTGTAGTGAGGATTTTAATAATCAAAggacttgtttttctctttcattaattttGTCCTTCATTCTGTGGTGTGAAGACAGTTTAAAGGTGAGCTTAGAGACGGGTAAATGCACAGTATTTTATTAACTTCTGTCCTAAGGATATTTTGACTGATGACTGGAGTTGATTATATTGAGCAAGAAATACTGAGTTGTGAAGAAATCCTTTTCTCTCTTGAGAATATAGCATTTTGTCTTAGTGATTATATCCTTGTTACGAGGAAAGAGCTGTTCACCTGACACCATTAAAAATATCAGTATGTGCAAAGCCCCCCAACGCTTCCAGATGTGACTCACATACAGGTCAACACTTTCATACATAAATTTGCATCAgcatatggggaaaaaatgaacttACAAATAGAAGTCCCAAAATTTGGATTAGGCTTGACAGGAAAACAAGCATGGAAAGTCCTGGAAGATGTGTTCTCTTTGAGAatggtttgttttctgttttttttttttataaatttatttatttatttatttatttatttttgggtgtgttgggtcttcgtttctgtgtgagggctttctccagttgcagcgagcgggggctactcttcatcgtggtgcgcgggcctctcactgttgcggcctctcttgttgcggagcacaggctccagacacgcaggctcagtagttgtggctcacaggcctagttggtccgcggcatgtgggatcttcccagaccagggctcgaacccgtgtcccctgcattgacaggcagattctcaaccactgcgccaccagggaagccctcttttttttaagtataatagaTTTCATATACTATTTCATACCGTGCTTACCAACTCAAACTATataccagtggttcccaaacttgtcTCACGTTGGAATTACCTCAGGAGCTTCAAAAAATACACTTGTGTCCCACCCAGCAGTTGTGACCTAATTCATTTGGAATGTACTTTtaatattagaatttttaaaagattcctaGGTGATTGTaatgtacagaaaagttacaGAACCACTGCCATATTATGAAATTTTGAACTTATTGAAAACCACTAGTGGATTCTCTACATCCAGGTTTGTGTGACTGAAGCCTATGTAAGTGTGGATACGTACATGAGAGCTTGTCCCCTGTCCCCAAAAGTTCCACCAACAATACTTGAAGACTCGGTACTTGAGTGCTTCTTGTGTGCTAGGCACCGTTCTAAGTAGCGAtggtttaaaaagaagaaacagtccCTGCTCATGGACCAGACATTCTAGGGGCAGAgttatgtatatatctatctatctatctatctccagGTAATGGTGTTAAATCCCAAAAGGATAAGGAGAGCGGAGTAAGGAGAGGGGAAATGAGTAGAAAGGGAGGTGAGTCTTCTACTTAACGTGGTTAAAGAAGGTCTCTCTAAGGAAGGGATCCTTGAGCTGAGACCAGAAAGAAACAGTGAAGTGAGGCAGGCAAAGATTTAGAGGAGGGAGGAACAGAACAGTCTTGTCAGTTTGACTAGAGCATTTGATGTAATGTGGGAGGGCCTTCTTGGAAGCCATGATGGAAAATTTGTGCAAACTTATCATAGGGAGCCTTGGTGAAGCTAGGGAGGTATAGGAGACTGTCAGAAGTCTTTGTACCAAAAATATTGCTGGCTTAGACTAGGATG encodes the following:
- the ING2 gene encoding inhibitor of growth protein 2, whose translation is MLGQQQQQLYSSAALLTGERSRLLTCYVQDYLECVESLPHDMQRNVSVLRELDNKYQETLKEIDDVYEKYKKEDDSNQKKRLQQHLQRALINSQELGDEKIQIVTQMLELVENRARQMELHSQCFQDPAESERASDKAKMDSSQPERSSRRPRRQRTSESRDLCHMTNGIEDCDDQPPKEKKSKSAKKKKRSKAKQEREASPVEFAIDPNEPTYCLCNQVSYGEMIGCDNEQCPIEWFHFSCVSLTYKPKGKWYCPKCRGDNEKTMDKSTEKTKKERRSR